In Priestia megaterium NBRC 15308 = ATCC 14581, the following proteins share a genomic window:
- a CDS encoding glycoside hydrolase family 18 protein, whose translation MFVHIVQPGDTLSSISSRYDYPIAQLRRVNGLEETNIVPGQALLIASYVYTVQPGDTMRSIAKKAYVSLEQLKGANPSVHYNYLQVGMKMKIPNISDYIAGTLEYYAVRNPELDRDLITDFATYSSSISIFEYHFGTNGDIMNDLNDLVAIETTWKNRVTPLVTITNLTSEGFSSDLAHQVLNNPQARNNLVNNIFYLVSRKGYGGVNIDFERVKAEDRDFFTGFLRQLGERLKPAGYVLTIAVPAKTSEDIPWLKGYDYGGIGAVVNYMFIMAYDWHHAGSEPGPVAPITEVKKTIEFAIKSVPRRKLIIGVPLYGYNWSIPYKPVTVASAISNQDAIKTATKYQSPIQYSKEYKSPFFQYRDQGGQMHEVWFEDVRSMSEKMVLVRKFGLQAIGAWQLTLGFTPGPWLLKKFFTIRTV comes from the coding sequence ATGTTTGTTCATATAGTTCAACCTGGTGATACCCTGTCTTCAATAAGCAGTAGATATGATTATCCCATTGCGCAGCTTAGGAGGGTAAATGGGTTAGAAGAAACAAATATTGTTCCAGGTCAAGCCTTACTTATAGCTTCTTATGTGTACACAGTTCAACCTGGTGATACGATGAGGAGTATTGCTAAAAAAGCTTATGTATCCTTAGAACAATTAAAAGGAGCTAATCCTTCAGTCCATTATAATTATTTGCAGGTGGGAATGAAAATGAAAATCCCTAATATATCAGACTATATTGCAGGTACACTGGAGTATTATGCCGTTCGAAATCCAGAATTAGATCGCGATTTAATTACTGATTTTGCAACTTATTCCTCGTCCATTTCTATCTTTGAATATCATTTTGGCACCAATGGAGATATTATGAATGATTTAAACGATTTAGTAGCAATTGAAACGACTTGGAAAAACCGAGTTACACCGTTAGTTACGATTACTAATCTAACTTCTGAAGGGTTTAGTTCTGATCTTGCCCATCAAGTTTTAAATAATCCTCAAGCAAGAAACAATCTTGTTAATAATATTTTTTATTTAGTATCTAGAAAAGGATACGGCGGGGTGAATATTGATTTTGAACGTGTAAAGGCCGAGGATAGAGATTTTTTTACAGGATTTTTACGTCAGCTGGGTGAACGTTTAAAACCTGCAGGGTACGTACTGACCATAGCGGTTCCAGCGAAGACAAGCGAAGATATTCCTTGGTTAAAAGGATATGATTACGGGGGAATAGGTGCCGTTGTTAACTATATGTTCATTATGGCATATGATTGGCATCATGCAGGCAGCGAACCAGGGCCTGTTGCACCTATTACTGAAGTAAAAAAAACAATAGAATTTGCGATAAAAAGTGTTCCGCGAAGAAAACTTATCATTGGAGTCCCTTTGTATGGATATAACTGGTCAATTCCTTACAAGCCCGTCACAGTAGCATCTGCTATATCCAATCAAGATGCGATTAAAACAGCGACGAAATATCAGTCTCCCATCCAATATTCTAAGGAGTATAAATCACCATTTTTTCAGTATAGAGATCAAGGGGGACAGATGCACGAAGTATGGTTTGAAGATGTAAGAAGCATGAGTGAAAAAATGGTGTTAGTTCGTAAATTTGGTTTGCAAGCAATAGGAGCTTGGCAATTAACACTTGGATTTACGCCAGGGCCTTGGCTTTTAAAGAAATTTTTCACTATTAGAACGGTATAA
- a CDS encoding L,D-transpeptidase, whose product MAKRIDVSIKQHQLKLYDGAKLVKTYPIAVGKMITPTPTGKFKIINKDTTPPAVFGPLWMGLSKPTYGIHGTNDPASIGRDMSHGCVRMDNEDILELSSVVPIGTPVYIHK is encoded by the coding sequence ATGGCAAAAAGGATAGATGTCTCAATAAAGCAGCATCAATTAAAACTATATGATGGAGCTAAATTAGTAAAGACATATCCGATTGCTGTAGGGAAAATGATTACTCCAACTCCAACCGGAAAATTTAAAATTATTAATAAAGATACTACCCCTCCAGCTGTATTTGGTCCCTTATGGATGGGACTGTCAAAACCTACATATGGAATACATGGGACTAATGATCCAGCTTCTATTGGCAGAGATATGTCACATGGATGTGTCAGAATGGACAATGAAGATATTCTAGAACTTTCCTCTGTAGTTCCCATTGGAACGCCGGTTTACATACATAAATAA
- a CDS encoding aldolase catalytic domain-containing protein: protein MGHNSKIIDCTIRDGGLINNWDFSVEFVQDLYNGLSAAGVEYMEVGYKNSPKLLQATEPNPWRFLDDNFLKEIIPEKKFTKLSALVDIGRVDPNDILPSEQSMLDMIRVACYIREVDKGLELIKMFHDLGYETSLNIMALSSVPENQLIEAFEMVKKSPVDVVYIVDSFGSLDPADIEHQVKKFQAMIPSKQLGIHTHNNMQLAFANTLTAMRNGVTFLDSSVYGMGRAAGNCNTELLVSYIPKPSYEMKPILGVIEKHMLEMRQKWEWGYIIPYMISGVLNEHPRVAMAYRDSEDRDKFVDFYDKVTSPEVTTSPASK, encoded by the coding sequence ATGGGACATAATAGCAAAATTATAGACTGTACCATTCGTGACGGAGGTTTAATTAATAATTGGGATTTTAGTGTTGAATTTGTGCAAGACTTATATAACGGCCTAAGCGCAGCCGGCGTTGAATATATGGAGGTCGGTTATAAAAATTCACCTAAGCTTCTTCAAGCAACCGAGCCCAATCCATGGAGATTTCTTGACGATAACTTTCTCAAAGAAATTATCCCTGAGAAAAAGTTTACGAAGCTATCTGCCTTAGTAGATATTGGGCGCGTAGATCCAAACGACATTCTGCCGAGTGAACAAAGTATGTTAGATATGATTCGAGTGGCATGCTATATTCGCGAAGTAGATAAAGGCTTAGAGCTTATAAAAATGTTTCACGATTTGGGCTATGAGACTTCACTTAACATTATGGCACTATCTAGCGTACCGGAAAATCAGCTTATTGAAGCATTTGAAATGGTAAAGAAAAGCCCCGTAGATGTTGTATATATCGTTGACTCCTTTGGAAGCCTAGACCCTGCGGATATTGAGCATCAAGTGAAAAAGTTTCAAGCCATGATTCCTAGCAAACAGCTTGGGATCCATACGCATAACAACATGCAGTTAGCTTTTGCTAATACATTAACTGCGATGCGTAATGGAGTTACATTCCTTGATTCATCTGTTTATGGTATGGGCCGTGCAGCTGGTAACTGTAACACAGAGCTGCTTGTTAGCTACATCCCAAAACCAAGCTATGAGATGAAGCCGATTCTTGGAGTAATTGAAAAACATATGCTTGAAATGCGTCAAAAGTGGGAGTGGGGGTATATCATTCCTTACATGATTTCTGGTGTACTGAATGAACATCCACGTGTTGCTATGGCTTACCGTGATAGCGAGGATCGTGACAAATTCGTAGATTTTTATGACAAAGTAACGTCTCCAGAAGTTACTACGTCTCCAGCATCAAAATAA
- a CDS encoding YeiH family protein: MLNINKAQKRTLFSRTNAQTSSNVSLWAGGIAFTFLFALLAYGLAKVPGFDHIGPLACSIIIAVIYRQIWGYPEKIRFGIEFSSKKLLRYAIVLYGLKLNIDVVIHHGLGLVLRDVGTAVFAIVLTVFLAKWMKADSGLSLLLGIGTGICGAAAIAAVSPIVKAKEEDTAIGAGVIALVGTLFAIGYTILRPYIHLTNIQYGIWSGVGLHEIAHVALAAAPSGRDALAIGLLAKLGRVLLLVPLSFILMYWMKRTGKIEKDTKIEFPWFLIGFIIMSIFGSYVVGKHLIIPKTIMNDISTLTTFLLTMAMVGLGLNVSLKALRTKALKPLIAMFITSILLSFLTFWTM; the protein is encoded by the coding sequence ATGTTAAATATAAATAAAGCCCAAAAACGGACTCTATTCTCACGAACAAATGCCCAGACGTCATCTAATGTTTCTTTATGGGCCGGAGGAATTGCTTTTACTTTTCTTTTTGCTTTACTGGCTTATGGATTAGCGAAAGTCCCGGGATTCGATCATATTGGTCCACTAGCCTGTTCAATTATAATAGCAGTCATTTATCGTCAAATTTGGGGGTACCCTGAAAAAATAAGATTTGGAATCGAGTTTTCTTCTAAAAAGCTGTTGCGCTATGCGATTGTTTTATATGGACTAAAGCTTAATATTGATGTTGTTATTCATCACGGATTAGGATTGGTGCTTCGCGATGTGGGAACGGCTGTATTTGCGATTGTTTTAACGGTTTTTCTAGCCAAATGGATGAAGGCTGATAGCGGTTTATCCCTTCTTTTAGGGATAGGAACAGGAATATGCGGTGCTGCAGCTATTGCAGCTGTTTCTCCAATTGTAAAAGCAAAAGAAGAAGATACAGCTATCGGAGCTGGTGTTATTGCTTTAGTGGGAACCCTATTTGCGATTGGATATACCATTTTAAGACCTTATATACATTTAACAAATATTCAATATGGAATTTGGTCAGGCGTAGGTCTCCATGAAATTGCCCATGTAGCTCTAGCTGCAGCACCGTCTGGACGCGATGCTCTAGCTATTGGACTGTTGGCTAAGTTAGGCAGAGTGCTCTTACTTGTGCCATTAAGCTTTATCTTAATGTACTGGATGAAGCGAACAGGAAAAATTGAAAAGGATACCAAGATTGAATTCCCTTGGTTTTTAATAGGTTTTATAATCATGAGTATTTTTGGGAGTTATGTCGTTGGTAAGCACCTTATAATACCTAAGACGATCATGAATGATATTTCAACTCTAACTACCTTTCTTTTAACAATGGCTATGGTCGGGCTAGGGTTAAATGTAAGTTTGAAAGCTCTTCGAACAAAAGCATTAAAGCCGTTGATTGCGATGTTTATTACCTCTATACTCTTATCATTTCTTACGTTTTGGACGATGTAA
- the lgt gene encoding prolipoprotein diacylglyceryl transferase codes for MNQHTQPLSPIAFHLGPLEVHWYGIIIGIGAFLGFLLASKEGKKRGISSETISDLLLLALPIAIITARIYYVLFEWSYYKDHPGEIIAIWHGGIAIHGGIIGSVLTAIWFCRKKNLSFWKMADVLAPSLLLGQAIGRWGNFMNQEAHGGPVTRQFLEALHLPDFIINQMYINGTYYHPTFLYESLWNIIGVLVLIVLRKSLLKRGEVFLTYLLWYSIGRFFIEGLRTDSLMLTSHIRIAQLVSFLCVLGSLILLWYRRKKGLATSKAVFLS; via the coding sequence ATGAACCAACACACACAACCTTTAAGCCCTATCGCCTTCCATCTTGGTCCACTTGAAGTCCATTGGTATGGAATTATCATAGGAATAGGAGCTTTCTTAGGCTTCTTGTTAGCCTCGAAAGAAGGAAAGAAACGAGGGATCTCTTCAGAAACCATCTCTGATTTACTTCTGCTAGCACTACCCATTGCTATCATTACTGCTCGAATTTACTACGTACTTTTTGAATGGAGTTATTATAAAGACCACCCAGGCGAAATTATAGCAATTTGGCATGGAGGCATAGCTATTCACGGTGGAATTATTGGCTCTGTATTAACAGCTATATGGTTTTGCAGAAAAAAGAATCTTTCTTTTTGGAAAATGGCTGATGTTTTAGCTCCTAGCTTATTATTAGGCCAAGCTATTGGCCGGTGGGGAAACTTCATGAATCAAGAAGCACATGGCGGACCTGTTACACGTCAGTTCTTAGAAGCTTTACATTTGCCTGATTTTATTATTAACCAAATGTATATAAATGGAACTTACTATCATCCTACGTTTCTCTATGAATCACTTTGGAACATAATAGGTGTGCTTGTTCTAATCGTACTAAGAAAATCCTTGTTAAAAAGAGGCGAAGTCTTTCTTACTTACCTGCTATGGTATTCGATAGGAAGATTTTTTATAGAAGGACTGCGTACAGATAGCTTAATGTTAACCTCTCATATCAGAATAGCTCAATTAGTTTCTTTCCTTTGTGTGCTAGGCAGCTTGATTCTGCTATGGTATAGACGCAAAAAAGGCTTGGCAACTAGTAAGGCTGTCTTTCTCTCATAA
- a CDS encoding MarR family winged helix-turn-helix transcriptional regulator: MDIYKELFLMQQTYATLFSLANKIQVKGDKSLELLTSRQHMAMVAIAHLPEDETTLNNIARKLGTTKQSVKQLITIMEKKGYVDVVPSSKDKRAVNVKITKAGKEALLVVSEKGIFFLEELFKKFSTEELEIMWKLLKKLYSFDGEEHDGFEEEGNIKMDDDHDELQLRVIGELESRRVQAIDNMRKNIKKTR; the protein is encoded by the coding sequence ATGGATATTTATAAAGAGCTTTTCTTAATGCAGCAAACTTACGCTACCTTATTTTCTCTGGCAAATAAAATTCAAGTAAAAGGTGATAAATCTCTTGAACTTTTAACATCAAGACAGCATATGGCTATGGTGGCAATTGCTCATTTACCTGAAGATGAAACAACGTTGAATAATATTGCTAGAAAATTAGGAACTACAAAACAAAGCGTCAAACAGTTAATTACCATTATGGAAAAGAAGGGTTATGTTGACGTAGTTCCTAGCAGTAAAGATAAGCGTGCAGTTAACGTAAAAATTACAAAAGCGGGAAAAGAAGCACTGCTTGTTGTCTCAGAAAAAGGAATTTTCTTTTTGGAAGAACTTTTTAAAAAGTTCTCAACTGAAGAGTTGGAAATAATGTGGAAGCTTTTGAAGAAACTCTATAGCTTCGATGGGGAAGAACATGATGGATTTGAAGAAGAAGGCAACATCAAAATGGATGATGATCACGATGAATTACAGTTGAGAGTAATAGGAGAACTTGAAAGTCGAAGAGTTCAAGCAATTGATAATATGAGAAAGAATATAAAAAAAACTCGATAG
- a CDS encoding serine hydrolase domain-containing protein gives MFEISDETLRLINKTCKGKKHLKLTVGYLTDNQSIIKVYNESGEIDSAKRYHYEIGSITKTFTVSLLSKYIFENKVSSNDSIQKYIKELKEDTCYPTLLRLATHSSGYSGSLPLNKREYFKIILSVIFGGSDLNKNNPLHMDFNKMKMLIERTKLKEVDYSWKYSNFGISLIGYVLGTVSGKGYWDTMNDFLHNELRLKDTYLGTSNNNLQGYDRQNNDCGNWQWDKENFISPAGAVSSTAEDLLEYAKINMYEDKPYLSSCHKKHGNGTKKFDMGLGWLLLKRNNNVMLHGGGTGCFSSFLGIDKENKVASVVLANYRLGRNNDEHIGMSLLESLQKSKDI, from the coding sequence ATGTTTGAAATCAGCGATGAAACATTACGATTAATTAATAAAACCTGCAAAGGAAAAAAGCACTTGAAACTAACCGTTGGCTACTTAACGGACAATCAGTCTATTATAAAAGTCTATAATGAAAGCGGTGAAATTGACTCGGCAAAAAGATATCATTATGAAATTGGTTCTATTACGAAAACTTTCACTGTATCGCTGTTATCAAAATACATATTTGAAAACAAGGTGTCGTCAAACGACTCTATACAAAAATACATAAAAGAACTTAAAGAAGATACGTGTTATCCTACATTGCTCCGCCTCGCTACTCACTCTTCTGGATATTCAGGAAGCTTACCTTTAAATAAACGGGAATATTTTAAAATAATTTTAAGTGTGATTTTTGGAGGAAGCGATTTGAATAAAAATAATCCGTTGCACATGGATTTTAACAAAATGAAAATGCTAATTGAAAGAACTAAATTGAAAGAAGTAGATTATTCGTGGAAATATTCTAATTTCGGTATTTCACTTATTGGATATGTGTTAGGAACTGTTTCAGGCAAAGGATATTGGGACACTATGAATGACTTTCTTCATAATGAGCTTAGACTAAAGGATACTTATTTAGGTACTTCAAATAATAATTTACAAGGTTATGACCGCCAAAATAATGATTGCGGCAACTGGCAGTGGGACAAAGAAAACTTTATATCACCGGCGGGGGCAGTATCCTCAACGGCTGAAGATTTACTTGAATACGCAAAAATAAATATGTACGAAGATAAACCATATCTTTCTTCTTGTCATAAAAAACACGGTAATGGAACAAAGAAATTTGATATGGGTCTTGGATGGTTGCTTTTAAAGAGAAATAATAATGTAATGTTGCACGGCGGTGGAACAGGATGCTTCAGCTCATTTTTAGGGATTGATAAAGAAAATAAAGTTGCGTCCGTCGTTTTAGCTAATTATAGACTAGGTAGAAATAATGATGAACATATAGGAATGTCTTTATTAGAAAGCCTGCAAAAGTCAAAAGATATATAA
- a CDS encoding mechanosensitive ion channel family protein encodes MGKLVFTEFFQQFPVKVLTVALLIILIVYFIRKFIKLFFDKTSFLDEKREETLMHFSNQVTRVVGLAFFFIYVLSHFFDFGKILTSSVVLASALAIILQHIIRDYIMGLTYLFERQIHHGDYVILNGNRQGKIEEITMRYLKIRQYDGYLYTVSYSNITELQNGTRGRRRVNESLILNYRQNPDDAFKVMEQVAQTCNEKYGQYLLKDVNGIPIESFQFNQITELNVGFKGHQYSLSGLVKEADFVEAGQKVRYELAMAAYKNDLMMAESFETSH; translated from the coding sequence GTGGGTAAGTTGGTTTTTACTGAATTCTTCCAGCAGTTTCCCGTAAAGGTTTTAACGGTAGCGCTGTTGATTATACTTATCGTTTATTTTATTCGCAAATTCATTAAGCTTTTCTTTGATAAAACGAGCTTTTTAGATGAAAAACGAGAAGAAACCTTAATGCATTTTTCTAATCAGGTGACAAGAGTAGTAGGCCTGGCTTTTTTCTTTATTTATGTGCTTAGCCATTTCTTTGACTTCGGAAAGATTCTCACTAGTTCAGTAGTGTTGGCCAGTGCCCTGGCAATAATCCTCCAGCATATTATTCGTGATTATATAATGGGACTGACTTACTTGTTTGAACGCCAGATCCATCACGGAGATTATGTTATTCTCAACGGAAACCGCCAAGGAAAAATAGAAGAAATCACCATGCGCTACTTAAAGATTCGCCAGTATGACGGCTACCTCTATACCGTCTCATATAGCAACATTACGGAACTTCAGAACGGAACCCGAGGAAGACGCCGGGTAAATGAAAGTCTTATTCTCAACTATAGACAAAACCCGGACGATGCTTTTAAAGTAATGGAGCAAGTAGCACAAACATGTAACGAGAAATATGGCCAGTATTTGCTGAAAGATGTGAATGGAATTCCTATAGAAAGTTTTCAATTCAATCAAATTACTGAACTGAACGTAGGTTTTAAAGGTCACCAATATTCATTATCAGGCCTTGTGAAGGAAGCTGATTTTGTAGAAGCGGGTCAAAAGGTGAGATATGAACTCGCAATGGCTGCCTACAAAAATGACCTAATGATGGCTGAAAGCTTCGAGACAAGCCATTAA
- a CDS encoding class I SAM-dependent methyltransferase produces MSQKANYTKINSKMWDEWASAGGEWSLAINHQDFADATQGIFDIYLTPCKPVPHNWFIPFKKAKILGLASGGGQQCPVFAAQHAEVTVFDYSDKQLELEKMVATREGYSIDLVKGDMSKTFPFEDETFDMIFNPVSNCYIQDVEHVWQECFRVLKKGGVLLSGFANPALYLFGEDEKALQVVNKLPYDGTKNTVENDEELIKNGGVQFSHSLETQIGGQLKAGFTLQDLYEDHHHKGKITEYMPCYIATKSIK; encoded by the coding sequence ATGTCACAAAAAGCTAATTATACAAAAATCAACTCAAAAATGTGGGATGAGTGGGCTTCAGCTGGAGGAGAATGGTCATTAGCTATTAATCATCAAGATTTCGCAGATGCAACTCAAGGTATTTTTGATATTTACTTAACACCTTGTAAGCCTGTTCCACATAACTGGTTTATTCCATTTAAAAAAGCAAAAATATTGGGACTTGCTAGCGGAGGAGGACAGCAATGCCCAGTCTTTGCAGCACAGCATGCGGAAGTTACGGTTTTTGACTACTCTGATAAGCAATTAGAATTAGAAAAAATGGTGGCTACTAGAGAAGGCTATTCCATTGATTTAGTTAAAGGAGATATGAGTAAGACATTCCCCTTTGAAGATGAGACGTTCGATATGATTTTTAATCCTGTATCAAACTGTTATATTCAAGATGTTGAACACGTTTGGCAAGAATGTTTCAGAGTTCTTAAAAAAGGTGGCGTTCTGCTATCTGGCTTTGCAAATCCTGCTCTTTATTTATTTGGAGAAGATGAGAAAGCATTGCAAGTGGTTAATAAATTACCTTATGACGGAACTAAAAACACTGTAGAAAATGATGAAGAACTTATAAAGAATGGCGGTGTACAGTTTAGTCATTCTTTAGAAACTCAAATTGGGGGCCAGCTAAAAGCTGGATTCACTCTACAAGATCTTTATGAAGATCATCACCACAAAGGGAAAATCACTGAATATATGCCTTGTTATATTGCGACTAAATCTATTAAATAA
- a CDS encoding winged helix-turn-helix transcriptional regulator has protein sequence MSDFKSDQYGPCTLTVKRACPIELTMHMMGGKWKGIILSLLSKSPMYYNAMRREIPGITQRILTLQLRDMEKNGLIEREETNDNPKRVLYYLTDLGESFVPILKSLEKWGNAYISQQEEELKRL, from the coding sequence ATGTCAGACTTTAAAAGTGATCAATACGGTCCTTGTACGTTAACTGTAAAGCGTGCTTGTCCAATTGAGTTAACGATGCATATGATGGGTGGTAAATGGAAAGGTATTATTTTATCTTTGTTATCAAAATCACCCATGTATTATAATGCAATGCGCCGTGAAATACCGGGTATTACCCAGCGTATCCTTACACTGCAGCTTAGGGATATGGAAAAAAACGGATTGATTGAAAGAGAAGAAACAAACGATAACCCTAAAAGGGTTTTATATTATTTAACAGATCTTGGAGAAAGCTTTGTTCCAATACTAAAATCTTTAGAGAAGTGGGGCAATGCTTATATAAGTCAGCAGGAAGAAGAATTAAAAAGATTGTAA
- a CDS encoding MBL fold metallo-hydrolase, whose translation MEFVQISRHIYKLTYKTVVGIPVKINTWYVLDGESVHIIDTGMKDYAHTQLNIAKSLGIPKSILLTHGHLDHINGAKYLRDNLNIPIYAHEVEAPFINGEKPYPNKAEKETTGVEHQVESLSNNIIKKLPVDVYLTPGHTPGHVIYHHKDDNVLLTGDLFFSNAESLHPPIRKFTVDMGENINSGRIIDKIKPSIISSSHGEDVKYNCDLYPIYKFIYEEEGEK comes from the coding sequence TTGGAATTTGTCCAAATTTCTAGACATATTTACAAACTTACTTACAAAACTGTTGTGGGAATTCCTGTCAAAATTAATACATGGTACGTGCTAGATGGTGAGAGTGTTCATATCATTGATACAGGAATGAAAGACTATGCACATACTCAGTTAAATATAGCAAAATCTTTAGGTATCCCCAAAAGTATTTTACTCACACATGGCCATTTAGATCACATTAATGGCGCCAAGTATTTAAGAGATAATTTAAATATTCCTATTTACGCCCACGAAGTTGAAGCGCCTTTTATCAATGGCGAAAAACCATATCCAAATAAGGCAGAAAAAGAAACAACAGGGGTGGAACATCAAGTCGAAAGTCTAAGTAACAACATCATTAAAAAGTTACCTGTAGATGTGTATTTAACACCCGGTCATACACCAGGACATGTGATATACCACCATAAAGATGACAATGTGCTGCTAACTGGAGACTTATTCTTTTCTAACGCTGAATCCTTACATCCGCCGATTCGAAAGTTTACAGTTGATATGGGTGAAAATATTAATAGCGGACGAATTATAGATAAAATTAAACCTTCTATTATTTCTTCATCACATGGCGAAGATGTCAAATACAACTGTGATTTATATCCTATTTATAAATTTATATATGAAGAAGAGGGAGAAAAATGA
- a CDS encoding carbon-nitrogen family hydrolase: protein MKIQLFQTEIIEGEVKQNENRIESLFEEKLHIDTEIVVIPEMWNTGYDLKNVAEKADIDLKRTFPFIQRLAINHQVNIIAGSVSNKRNENIYNTAFAVSKTGKLLYQKDKIHLVPMLDEHHYLTGGDEVPDVFEINNIKASQIICYDLRFPEITRYPTSQGAKVIFYVAQWTTRNIDHWRTLLRARAIENCVYVIACNSVGKVSNENHVGNTYAGHSMVIDPNGNIVEEGGDQEEIITAEIHIQKVTEQQTYIPIFESLRPDVYKHAE from the coding sequence ATGAAAATACAATTATTTCAAACAGAGATTATAGAAGGTGAAGTTAAGCAAAACGAAAACCGCATTGAGTCCTTATTTGAAGAAAAGCTGCATATAGATACTGAGATTGTTGTGATACCTGAAATGTGGAATACAGGTTATGATTTAAAAAATGTAGCAGAAAAAGCAGATATTGATTTAAAGAGAACTTTTCCCTTTATTCAACGTTTAGCAATTAACCATCAAGTGAATATCATTGCAGGTTCAGTTTCAAATAAAAGAAATGAAAATATTTATAATACAGCCTTTGCTGTATCAAAAACGGGTAAGCTGCTCTATCAAAAAGATAAGATACATCTCGTGCCGATGTTGGATGAACATCATTATTTAACAGGGGGAGATGAAGTCCCAGATGTCTTTGAGATTAACAATATCAAAGCCAGTCAAATTATATGCTATGATTTACGTTTTCCAGAAATCACACGCTACCCAACGTCTCAAGGTGCAAAAGTCATATTCTACGTTGCACAATGGACTACCAGAAATATAGACCATTGGAGAACACTATTGAGGGCAAGAGCTATAGAAAATTGTGTTTATGTCATTGCATGTAACAGCGTGGGAAAAGTGAGTAATGAAAATCATGTCGGCAACACTTACGCAGGGCATTCAATGGTCATTGATCCAAATGGAAACATCGTAGAAGAGGGGGGAGATCAAGAAGAGATTATAACAGCGGAAATTCATATACAGAAAGTTACAGAACAACAAACATACATTCCAATATTTGAAAGTCTGAGACCGGATGTTTATAAGCATGCAGAATAG
- the speG gene encoding spermidine N1-acetyltransferase — protein sequence MNKELKLRPLEREDLKFVHELNNDANIMSYWFEEPYEAFVELQDLYDKHIHDQGERRFILEKDGDMLGLVELVEIDYIHRRAEFQIIIDPTYQGHGYAMVATNLAMNYAFSVLNMHKLYLIVDKENEKAIHIYKKVGFSIEGELKDEFFVDGSYHNAIRMCMFQKEYLQTKNKN from the coding sequence ATGAATAAGGAACTTAAGTTACGTCCTTTGGAAAGAGAAGATTTAAAATTTGTCCATGAACTCAATAATGATGCAAACATTATGTCTTATTGGTTTGAAGAGCCTTATGAAGCTTTTGTAGAGCTACAGGACTTATATGATAAACATATTCACGATCAAGGTGAGCGTCGTTTCATCCTTGAAAAGGACGGGGATATGCTTGGACTAGTGGAATTAGTCGAAATTGATTATATTCATCGTAGAGCAGAGTTTCAAATTATCATCGACCCTACGTATCAAGGTCATGGCTACGCAATGGTTGCCACAAACCTAGCAATGAATTATGCCTTTTCGGTATTGAATATGCATAAACTTTACTTAATTGTAGACAAGGAAAATGAAAAAGCAATTCATATCTATAAGAAGGTTGGTTTTTCTATCGAAGGCGAGTTAAAGGATGAATTTTTTGTTGATGGAAGCTATCATAACGCTATAAGAATGTGTATGTTTCAAAAAGAATATTTACAAACCAAAAATAAAAACTAA